One genomic region from Gossypium hirsutum isolate 1008001.06 chromosome D13, Gossypium_hirsutum_v2.1, whole genome shotgun sequence encodes:
- the LOC107918978 gene encoding uncharacterized protein yields MVKVAGVLVCLLIVGMDVGAGILGIQAEAAQNKVKHLRLWIFECRDPSHDAFKLALGAAALLTLSHVLANLLGGCMCVCSQEEFQSSSTNRQLSVACLIFTWIILAVGLSALVIGILSNNKSKGSCGLTHHHFLSIGGILCFVHGLFSVAYYVSATAASDEGK; encoded by the exons atggttaaagtTGCAGGTGTTTTGGTTTGTCTTTTGATTGTGGGCATGGATGTTGGAGCAGGGATACTTGGCATCCAAGCTGAAGCTGCACAAAACAAG GTTAAGCACCTGCGGCTGTGGATATTTGAGTGCAGAGACCCGAGCCATGATGCTTTCAAGCTAGCGTTGGGTGCAGCAGCGTTGCTGACACTATCCCACGTACTTGCTAACCTGCTTGGTGGGTGCATGTGTGTTTGTTCTCAAGAAGAGTTTCAGAGCTCTTCCACTAACAGGCAACTCTCTGTCGCATGTCTCATTTTCACTTG gataatattagCCGTTGGATTGTCAGCGCTGGTGATTGGGATATTATCAAACAACAAATCCAAGGGTTCGTGTGGGTTGACGCACCACCATTTCCTTTCGATCGGAGGAATTTTGTGTTTCGTACATGGGCTGTTTTCTGTTGCTTATTATGTTTCAGCCACTGCTGCTAGTGATGAAGGAAAGTAA